One part of the Anopheles coustani chromosome 2, idAnoCousDA_361_x.2, whole genome shotgun sequence genome encodes these proteins:
- the LOC131263401 gene encoding regucalcin-like, with the protein MAESYKVETIPPYTELGEGPHWDIASQSLYYVSLSNGLIYRLDYKENKVYCASIDGTKQASFIIPVKGQRECFVIGDGGRLLMIRWDGLSKKASIVKELANTGPKDTQNRFNDGKADPWGRLYAGTMMHESFGSPFENATGSLYRFCPSSGKLVEQDRNIYISNGLAWNRQTNKFYYVDSGANNIKEYDIDLDGNLVNGTIWYDLKEPQKPGNVPAGFGDGMTIDTEGNLFVAIFNGYKVLKISPQKKVLQEIKIPAQQVTSVAFGGPKLDELFVTTASLTFTTPQKDPAGATFKVTGLGAKGYPMDEIDLSKVKTP; encoded by the exons ATGGCCGAGAGTTATAAAGTGGAAACAATCCCGCCATACACGGAGTTGGGTGAAGGTCCTCATTGGGACATTGCGAGTCAGAGTCTGTACTACGTGAGCCTTTCCAATGGGTTGATCTATCGACTGGACTACAAAGAGAACAAGGTGTACTGTGCTTCGATCG ATGGCACCAAGCAGGCCTCGTTCATCATCCCGGTGAAGGGCCAGCGGGAGTGTTTCGTCATAGGCGACGGCGGTCGGCTGTTGATGATCCGCTGGGATGGGCTTTCGAAGAAGGCGAGTATCGTGAAGGAGTTGGCCAACACCGGTCCCAAGGATACGCAAAACCGGTTCAACGATGGTAAGGCGGATCCATGGGGTCGACTGTACGCCGGTACTATGATGCATGAAAGTTTCGGGAGTCCGTTTGAGAACGCGACTGGCTCGCTGTATAGGTTCTGTCCGAGCTCTGGCAAGCTGGTGGAGCAGGATCGGAACATTTACATCTCGAACGGACTTGCCTGGAACCGGCAGACGAACAAGTTCTACTACGTCGACTCGGGCGCGAACAACATCAAAGAGTATGACATTGATCTGGACGGAAATCTTG TCAACGGGACGATTTGGTATGACCTTAAAGAGCCTCAAAAACCGGGTAACGTTCCGGCCGGCTTCGGTGATGGTATGACGATCGACACCGAGGGCAACCTTTTCGTCGCCATATTCAATGGCTACAAGGTGCTGAAAATATCACCTCA gAAAAAAGTACtgcaggagatcaagattccgGCCCAGCAGGTAACATCGGTTGCTTTCGGTGGTCCAAAGCTGGACGAGCTGTTTGTCACAACGGCTTCGTTGACGTTCACCACTCCGCAAAAGGATCCGGCAGGCGCGACGTTCAAAGTAACCGGACTGGGAGCGAAAGGATACCCGATGGATGAAATCGACTTGTCCAAAGTGAAGACGCCATGA